A single window of Candoia aspera isolate rCanAsp1 chromosome 3, rCanAsp1.hap2, whole genome shotgun sequence DNA harbors:
- the LOC134493201 gene encoding chitinase-3-like protein 1 yields MGQMSMWIGTAALILLQNVSAFNLVCYFTSWSQYREAPGRFVTDDIEPGLCTHLIYAFAKISDNRITTFEWNDESTYANLRELKTRNAKLKILLSVGGYNIGPVPFRNINASPKTRSDFVMSVISFLRSNSFDGLDIAWHGASQNDKRLLVNLVQDLNMAFHNEAQRNPKKQKLTLSVAVPAGKEAIDTGYDIPNISRFADFLNVQSFDFHGYWPDHSHPYTGHGSPLRKSKADKGSASSYNVDYAVRYLKTKGAPSGKIIMGIPTYGQTFTLSSAQTGIGAPASGPGLPGTFTKVAGTLAYYEICSFNHDAKKERIEEQEVPYSYKGNQWVGYEDETSVQTKVQYAKNNNLGGVMVWSLDQDDFSGTFCKKGNYPLLAAIKNELNK; encoded by the exons ATGGGGCAGATGTCGATGTGGATTG gcacagctGCGCTGATACTTCTTCAAAATG TTTCTGCCTTTAACTTGGTTTGTTACTTCACCAGCTGGTCCCAGTACAGGGAAGCCCCAGGGCGCTTTGTCACTGATGACATTGAGCCAGGTCTTTGTACCCACCTCATTTATGCTTTTGCTAAAATATCAGACAATCGAATCACCACCTTTGAATGGAACGATGAGAGTACCTATGCAAATCTCAGGGAACTTAAAACTAG GAATGCCAAATTGAAGATTCTTCTGTCTGTTGGTGGATATAACATAGGCCCTGTACC CTTCCGGAATATAAATGCCTCTCCTAAAACACGCTCCGATTTTGTGATGTCTGTGATAAGCTTTCTTCGGAGCAATAGTTTCGATGGGCTTGATATTGCTTGGCATGGGGCAAGCCAGAATGATAAAAGGCTTTTGGTTAACCTGGTTCAG GATCTGAATATGGCATTTCACAATGAGGCCCAGCGGAATCCAaagaagcagaaactcacattGAGTGTAGCAGTACCAGCTGGAAAAGAAGCCATTGATACGGGCTATGATATCCCGAATATTTCTAG aTTTGCAGATTTCCTTAATGTCCAGTCCTTTGATTTTCATGGTTATTGGCCAGATCATAGTCACCCCTATACCGGCCATGGAAGTCCCCTTAGAAAGAGCAAAGCTGACAAAGGATCTGCATCCTCTTATAATGTT GACTATGCTGTGAGATATTTGAAGACCAAAGGTGCCCCTAGTGGGAAAATCATCATGGGAATTCCTACCTATGGGCAGACTTTCACTCTTTCTTCTGCACAGACTGGGATTGGGGCCCCCGCCTCTGGCCCTGGGTTACCTGGCACATTCACAAAAGTAGCAGGAACACTGGCTTATTATGAG ATTTGTAGTTTTAATCATGATGCCAAGAAAGAAAGGATTGAAGAACAAGAAGTCCCCTATTCCTATAAAGGGAACCAATGGGTGGGATATGAAGATGAGACAAGTGTTCAGACTAAG gTTCAGTATGCAAAGAACAACAATTTAGGAGGTGTTATGGTTTGGTCACTTGATCAAGATGATTTTTCAGGTACTTTCTGCAAGAAGGGCAATTATCCACTACTTGCTGCTATTAAAaatgaactaaataaataa